The DNA region AAGGTAAATCAGCAGAAACACAAAGCACTTTTACATTTTCATTTTCTGCTGCTTTTTTATTAAACTGTCGTACTGATCTTGCGCAAGTTGGTGTATCAATAGATGGAAAGATATTTAATATAGTCTTAGAACCTTTTAAATTAGCAAGTGTTATCTCACTTAAATCTGTTTTTACTAAAGTAAAATCAGGAGCAACACTTCCTACTTTTGGTAACTCACCAATTGTTTCTACAAGTTGCCCTTTTCTCATAACTTTTGACATTTTTATTCCTTATTTAAGTCTTATCTTAGTTTCAATTTTCAGGAATTTTATAACTTTATTTATTAATAACTCGTTATTTATAATACTATTTTATTTTTTTAATTTAGTATTGACAAAAGAAGACTAAAACAACTTCTAATATCTTCAAATATAACCAAATTATAAAGTTTGTAAATAATTCAAAGTTATTGTGAATATAAGGATTTATATTTTTCAATCAAAAGATACTTATCTTTACGAGTTTATTTTTTGATAAAAAGTTTTTAAAAAATCTAGATCAATTGAAGATAACTGTTCAATTATAAAGGTATTTACATTTTTTAAATCACCAAGCTTCTCAATAACTCTAGATAGAAGTATAATAATTATATATGATTCATTATTTTTGACTCTTGGATCACGTAGAGGTATAATCTCATCAGCAGCACTAGATAAACGCATAATTCCTTTTTTATGAATATTTCCTTCTTTATCTATAAAACCTTCTGGCAATTCAAACTCAAACATTATTTTAGACATAAATTAATCCTTTTTTTTAATATATCCTGTGTTTGTTCATTTAATAGTGTTAAAACACTTGGCTTATACTTTTTAAGCCAAAGTGCTTTTGGGCATTGTATGCCTTTTGTGTAAAGGGATTTAGATATGTTCATTTATAAATACTTTTTAACTTCAAATTTAAACAACTCTGGTTGATTTTCTAAATATCTTAGAAAACCATTTATAGGAATAAAATTTCCATTTTCATCTAATTTTAAATTTGTATATTGTTTATCTTTAATTAATTTACTAATAATATTAACATTCAGACCCATTTTTGAGAAATTAATTAATTTTTCGTCATTTGTACCATAAGTATTAATATTATATTCACTTTCACTAATTAATTCAAAATCATATAAAAAGTTTATTAATTTATTTAATTTAAAACTAACAAAATCTTCTTCTATCTTTAACTTTACTATTGCTAAGTTTATTAGTTTTGCATTATCTTCTTTTGTATCATTATTATATTTTGACAAATCAACATAAACTTCTCTTAATCTATAGTCTTTATGATTATATTTTTTTGATTCTTTTTTAACTTCACCATAAGTACTTCCAATAAACAATAAAGTATCTGTTGAATTAGCTTTCTCTTTAAAATATGAGTATGTACTATTTATATTCTTTTTTAATGTTAATTTTTGCATTTTTTCTAAATAGTTTTTATAATATTTATATGCTTTTTCATTTTTAAGTCGTTCTATCTCAAAATCAGTAATATTATTTTCTAAACCATGAATGAAAATATTATAGACTTTTAATACTAAATCTATATTTCTAAAACTATCATTGTTTCTAAAACTGTTAATTTTATTCTCTATAAAACCACATACGTAATCTAAATTATCATAAAAATCGTCAATATTATTTTGTATAAAATATTTTTTTACTACATCTTTAAAAGACAATGCTATATTTTCATCTAATAAAAAATTAGTTTTTTCTACTATTTCTTTATCATTCTTTCTTTTTTTTTCTTTTACTTCTTCTTTTGTTTCATATTCAGTTTTTAAAAACTTTAATTTATCAATATCATATTGAGATAGTAAAGGATTTTTAATCTCATCAGAAAAGCTATGATTTCTTAAATAATTGATATGATTTTCCATACCTGAACGACCTCTATATATATCTGTATTTACAAAATGTATATTTGAAACTAGTTTACTTAAATTATTTTCTTTAAAAACATAACTAAGTCTATTCACTCGTCCAATTAAATTTACTAAATCTTTCCCATTTTGATAATCCGTACTCAAAATATATAAGTTATCTATAGGAAGATTAATACCTTCAAGTATTACACTATTAGCAATTATATATTTGAAACTGTCAATCTCTTTAAATTGATGTTCCAAATATTCCTTTATTATATTTGGCATTTTTGCATGAATATAAATAATCCCTTTTTCAAGTAATTCATTTATATAGAAACCAGAATGTACTTCATCCGCTAAAGTATCTATAATTTTTTGTATAGATGTATCAATTACTATATTTTCAAATATAGCCTGCTTTTTCAAGTCATTAGCAAACAATTCTATTTTATATGGACTATAATGAAAAATAAAATTTTTATTTTTTGATGAACTTTTTATATATGTAAATTCATCTATATTAGACAAATATGGTTCTAGAAACTCTCCTGTAAACTTGTCATACATTGATACTGTATTATTTTTAAAAAAATATATATCATCACATTTTAAATTATGTTCTATTTCATAAGTATCTATTCTTTCATTTCTATTTTGTTTAAGATTATTACTATCTTCAATTAAAGGTGATAAATATATAACCTTTTGGTTTTCATTTTTAATCTTATTCATTTTAATTAACCGAGATAAAATTAAACTTCTTGAATCATCACGTCTCTGTTCAAATATTTTATGTGCTTCATCTATAAATAATATTTCGAAAAAAACACCTTTATTAAGTAATCTTGTAGCTCTTTCTTGTGTTAATATTCCAATAAATCTTTTTTGGTTTTGATACATTTCATCATGCAAAATAAGTTTATAATCTAATTTTAATTCTTTAATGTTTTTAAATGTTTGAATAATTAAAGATTTAGAAGGTACTATAATTCCAATTTTAGAATATTGTTTTTTTCTAATAAACGTAGAAATTAAAGAACTTTTTCCAAAAGATGTTGGTGCAATAAAACTGAGACTATTTGAGTCACTTTGTAATAGTTTTTTTATTGAATTACTTTGTTCTAATGTTTCTACATATTTATCTTGTTCATTTATAAACTTTGATTCTAGGATTTTATGACTAATAACCTCTGATATACTATTTAATGATAAACTTTGATTATCTACTATTGTTTTACAAATAGGATAAAACCCTATTTGTAAACTAATATCATATAAAGGTCTCATATCTTTAAATAATAATGAATATTTTAAAACAATATAATATGCTAATTTAAAATAACTTTTATACCTTTTATCTTTATTATAAAAATTAAAAAATAAAATTGCACATAATAAAATATACTCTTGATTTTCCTTCGTAATATCTTTATCATTCTGAATTAATTTATAAAAAGTATCTTTAAATTTATCGGTATTCTTTAAGTTACTTAATTGTCTTTTTTCTTTTCCTTTATTATATGTCATTTATGTACCTTATAAAGTTGTCAATAGATTTTTTATTAATACAAATAATATTCATTTTTTTATATTCATAATCTTTAATAAGTTTCTTTAATTTTGTTTCTAAATCAATATTATCAATTTTATTCCAGCCACTTTCTAAATATATTGTTGAACTAGGTATAACATTAAAATTTTTAATATTTTCAAAATCTTTTTTTACAAATCTTTTTTTGAAAATGTTTAAATTATCAATTAATGTTTTATTAGGATTAACTTGTAATAAACTAGCATGATTTACTGCATTGTTCCATGGACTTATGGGCTTTTTATTTGAATCAAATTTTTTCCCTTGAAGTTTTTTATCTATATCATGAAAAGCTTCACCTATATTTTTATTATGGTTAGAAACCTTAGTAGTTGATAAACTAGACTTACTCTCATATATCCACATTTCTTCATTTAACTGATACAATCCATCAAATCCTTTTTTCATAGAACCTTGTTCTTCTAAATTTTGAAAAATAAAATGTTGCTCAAAATCAAGTTCTTTCATATATAAATGACAAAAAAATTCTGCAACAAAGCCTGCTTTTTTATTTTCATCTTTTTTGTAAAACCAATTTTGCAATTCTATTTTAACTATTTCTATATCATCATCGCCAAGAACCCCATTCCAAATTGAAGCAATACCTTCATCAAGTGTTTCTTTTAATTTAGAATCATAATCTTCTATATTAATAAAATGAAAACTTAATTTATTTTTTTTAATTTCAATTAAATGACTATCAAATGGATTTATATTCATATATTATCCTCCTGCTTCAAATCCAAAACACTCATCCCATCACCCTTAAGCTCAACCTTTATCTGCAATGGAATTCTCTCTTTTGGTGCTTCACTTACTGAATTTTGTAATTGATTTAGTACATTTAGTGCTAGTTTATATTTGAAGTTTTATTAGTTTTAAATTTTGTAGATTTAATACATATGATTGAATAATACATTGCTTTCAAATTGTTCTGAATATTCTTTTATTACGTAGATTTAATACATATGATTGAATAATACAAAAAAGAACAAGACTTTTATTAACTAGACTATAA from Malaciobacter molluscorum LMG 25693 includes:
- the tpx gene encoding thiol peroxidase, which encodes MSKVMRKGQLVETIGELPKVGSVAPDFTLVKTDLSEITLANLKGSKTILNIFPSIDTPTCARSVRQFNKKAAENENVKVLCVSADLPFASIRFCAAEGIENVIVASSFRSSFGKDYEVTFTTGLLKGLLSRAIVVIDEDGKVIYTQQVSDTSDEPDYEKALAVL
- a CDS encoding DEAD/DEAH box helicase gives rise to the protein MTYNKGKEKRQLSNLKNTDKFKDTFYKLIQNDKDITKENQEYILLCAILFFNFYNKDKRYKSYFKLAYYIVLKYSLLFKDMRPLYDISLQIGFYPICKTIVDNQSLSLNSISEVISHKILESKFINEQDKYVETLEQSNSIKKLLQSDSNSLSFIAPTSFGKSSLISTFIRKKQYSKIGIIVPSKSLIIQTFKNIKELKLDYKLILHDEMYQNQKRFIGILTQERATRLLNKGVFFEILFIDEAHKIFEQRRDDSRSLILSRLIKMNKIKNENQKVIYLSPLIEDSNNLKQNRNERIDTYEIEHNLKCDDIYFFKNNTVSMYDKFTGEFLEPYLSNIDEFTYIKSSSKNKNFIFHYSPYKIELFANDLKKQAIFENIVIDTSIQKIIDTLADEVHSGFYINELLEKGIIYIHAKMPNIIKEYLEHQFKEIDSFKYIIANSVILEGINLPIDNLYILSTDYQNGKDLVNLIGRVNRLSYVFKENNLSKLVSNIHFVNTDIYRGRSGMENHINYLRNHSFSDEIKNPLLSQYDIDKLKFLKTEYETKEEVKEKKRKNDKEIVEKTNFLLDENIALSFKDVVKKYFIQNNIDDFYDNLDYVCGFIENKINSFRNNDSFRNIDLVLKVYNIFIHGLENNITDFEIERLKNEKAYKYYKNYLEKMQKLTLKKNINSTYSYFKEKANSTDTLLFIGSTYGEVKKESKKYNHKDYRLREVYVDLSKYNNDTKEDNAKLINLAIVKLKIEEDFVSFKLNKLINFLYDFELISESEYNINTYGTNDEKLINFSKMGLNVNIISKLIKDKQYTNLKLDENGNFIPINGFLRYLENQPELFKFEVKKYL